The genome window ttcttttggcgagacaatttttgtttttataactacaaattttattaatggacAGAATGAATTAGATTTGTAGATGACGATACTGTGGattataatttagttctaCAAATAAAGGTAATGGTAAAcaattataatgataaaatttgggacaatttaattttgagattaagtagtatatttcggaaataatacaatgttttattagtcAGACGTTTTTGATGTCtgtattgaatttatataagCAGAGCAAATGATTTTACTAGTTATAATTGTGTGGATGCCACTTGtatcaattttactttatattgtcAGAAGAGAGAAATTATTATAGTAAACATTTTCTGAGCCTAACGTGTCTTGCTTAATAAGGtactaagtaaaattatttattaaaacatgaaTCTCTTACAATTATGATTGTtagtttaagtaataaaagaaGAGCCAGAAAATAATGTATTGGTTTATATCTCTTTCAAATTCAATAAAGCTGAAAGAATATCACTTCAAGAATCCAGGTGTATTTTACGATAAGACATCAATCAAGTATCAAAAAAACACCTTTTAAGTCAACAATAGATACAATCGGTCTACGATAAAAGACCTAGAGGTGTAGTTTGACAGCGCGCCAGGATTGGAGCACGGCGTTGCGCGGGCGGTGCGCGGGCGCAGCTGTTGGGCACATTGCGCGCGACGCGTGCGCACACCGGAGATAATATGGTCGACATATGAACCGTACGTTATAAATAATGCCTCCATAATGTTGAACTTTTTCAtgtaaacgaaaaaaaaagctCAAACGACAGCGGAAATCCGtaatctagatttttttttatcttcctACACTAATTTTTATCACTAGGGTCGTGATAAGAGCATGCAAATGGAAAGGTGATGATaaactttactatttttaattaaaaacaaataataactaaagAGATGTtgatttcttattttacatgttttctaacaatttgttaattttaggACCTACTTGATCTTGCTGTATGAGCTGAGGATAATAATTGCTGTTGTAGATAATGATTTAGAACGCAGAAGGCAGACTGgtttacgttttaaataagtagAGTTAATTTAGAGTAGTTAGTTACCTACTTTCTTTATTGAAGTTCATATAAATTTGCtctatatttttgatttccAAGAAGCcaaagaagaagaaattataaaaactattaagaaACGAAAGTTAGAGTATCTTGGGCATATACTGCGAGGGCCGAAGTACGATCTACTAAAAATCATTATACAGGGAAAGATACAAGGAAAAAGAAGTCCAGGTAGGAGAAGAAAATCTTGGCTGAAAAATCTGCGCCAATGGTACAACAAAAGTACGCGTTCTAAATTTCGAGCTGCTGTGTCCAGAGTTCAAGTTGCCATGATGATCGCCAACCTTCGTTAGGAGATGGCACcaaaagaagaaagaagaagCCAAAATCTTAgcgttttaaaatgtacactTAGCGAAGGGAAAGTCATGGCGGCCATTctacaaattatttcaacaGTTGCTGTCGCCTGCTACTCCGTCCtcccggaattaaaaaaaaacttaattagtagcctatgtgttcagactatgttcaacatccatgctaaatttaatcgggatctgttgagccgttctggagataccttttaacaaacatccatccatcgatacatgtaaactttcacatttataatattattaggaTAATAAGATTGAAGCGAATAAATCAAGAGCTCTAACAGATTGTATGAGATTGCTAAGtagcttttaaataaaggtGATTCCAGAACAAGGGATGGTGCCTCCCCCATTCCTCCCTGGCGGGAAGCTTCACGGTggttgttttaaaactaatttgcTAAGTTACTTTGCAGTCCTTAACTTATAATCGTAAATTAAGTCAAGTATTTTCTCGGTAGAAGTTTTTCTGCTCGAGGCCTGGGTTTTCGGGActaattatcttttataaggttttattatattttctttggcctattattgttttaaaactatcgtttcaataacttttattaatttcactaaTAACACAAGAAATGACTTTCCTGAATTCTAGATACGCGatcaagtaattaaaataaagctaaTGAAGGTAAGAATCCCGTCTTTTGAAAACTCTATGTTAGtaaaaagaactaaaatttaaaattataattttaaaatgaatcaaTTGCTCTTTAAATGATAGATTAGGTCTTTTTTCTGTTATTGCGATCCTTAgatacattaaaaactttgtaaaactAAAGAAAGTTAGTGCACTTATCGATAGCTATGTGgaatatcataaatattatttgtaacaaaatcataaattgtaatattcgAATAATCTCGTGGAATTTTTTTGCTAACGTAAAACGTTTTCACTTTGTGAGTATCGATCTCATTATAGCTGAGAATGTTCTCAATTTCACAAATTCGTCTGATTATcgacaaaaaaatgtatcccAAATTTTCTCTCTCAATTTCACAACAATTTTTGGCTCATCTTCACAAGTCATTATACTTTTCAAAATTTCCACTggaaaaatacaaagttataaaatcaatgttaACATTTTCGTTTCACAGGCTATTAAATCCAGGCTATAATGttcttattactattttatggTAATATGTTGTcctttgttttgaatttcgaTCTGTATAAATCGCCTTTGTTTTCCTTTAAGCAATTAagacattaataaaatgtatatttccATTATAGCTTAGccagaaaataataaaaaacataatctaGAATGAATTTTGATTCCTTCGTCTATAATTcgtaaatgcgaaagtttagttggatggctatatggatggatgtttgttagaaggtatctttggaacggcttaacggatcctgatgaaatttgtctgtaagaacacataggctgtttataagatttttttatacagtgcgaacgtagtcgcgggtgacagctataTGAAATATCGGACAAAGGCAACACATGTCATGGTGACGAGcgcaaatgtaaatatgtaggtgttttgtttcaaaacattGACCAGTTCCGTatctttatgaatatttattatctatacataataaatttccTTATCAACATAATTATAGTAGAAATAGGTAACTGAAAAAGTAATCATTAAAAGAAGCttctatttattgtaatagaaAATCTAAGCTCCTTTAGATCACAAACACTGACTTTCTTATTCAGCGGCACGTAAACGTATTACTTCCGCGGCCATTTTACAGAGCTGCGGAACACCGACACGACAAGATGGCGGTAATTTATGTAGACGAATAAATTAATGCAAACGAAGTCCTATAAATATGTCATACAAACTGCATGACTCACTTCAAATCAAGACAATTAatttttccaaacattttttttattttttttttattgattactaCTGACAGAATCCTACCCCTATTAGAAGTTCTGCATAGTATATATGTTCGAGATAGATGACTAATTTACACAGCTATAGTCTGAAAGgcataaatatattgtgtaatctaaaattcatatatattatatatatatactaaaatgACAATTATAGTGCTTACTATCCTGCCCTCTTCCTTTTGGAGAGTGGTACAGGCACCTAATGATCTTCCATGCATATCTATCAGTTGTCAgtcaatattaatgttatttacctTTTTCTCGGTGAGTTTCTCGCATCTTCTCTGCTTGCAGATTTGGTGGGACTTATCGTTGCGACAGGGAGCGCAGTCGCCGCAGTTGTCTTTGCGCTGACAGCCGATGCACTCGCCGCAACGTTTCCGCTTCTTCTTTGTCTGCGACGGGAAATACTACAATAATGTCATTTCATGTTTCATTGAAATACAATTGATTCTGTCTCGACTCCGCTgcttttaattagtttaaacgtaaaaaaattaagtcatttaaaaatagtataaaagaatataaccACATATTTCAACAGGACATTAATTTCATTGGCCAAAGAACTATTatagtatttacaaattatgttgaataacttaatttatgtttttgtttagtatcccttagtaataaaatatcatactAGAATATCTCTTTGAACCAAGTTGTTgctgttctttttaatttttgatgtattcatttgttttataaacattaattttttttccacgATACTTTATGTATAATATGAAACACCGAGCAATGTCAAAAATGTCGCAAGGAGCAGCTgttctgtataaaaatatagaaagcgataaaattgttatgtaaCAAACATGTGTAATAACAAtcttatttacttaaactaaAACGTCAATAGTGTTGTGCATATGCTTTTtcctgtattttattatagtttgaACTAAACGCATAAAACTGTGCTTCAGTGCAAACATTTTCGCAAAAAGAGAACTATTGGTGTTGTTTTCAACTTCAGTAGTTTTTATGAAACGTTCCAGGTGCAAGAAAATCATATTagtataaatcattttttaatttttctcagTCTGTCTATCTGTCCATAAGTCTTTTACTGTAAGGTAGCTTAGGTGTGCGGGAGTAACTTaggctaaatattttttattccgtgctgACGAAATCGCGAGCTAGCATTCTATAACCACAATCGCAATTTCTTCTATACAATGTTAACAAACGGTTGAGCGACTTTTGTTCGAGTATTCGAAGTCCCTTCATACAGGAATTCAAAGCGGGTACGCTCAGTATCTGAGTGGGATCTTCGCGTGTCCGGTCGCTTCGGGACTCGTTCCCATTAAATGCAAAGAATGTTATTGCAAAGCGGGCCGAATTTGGCGCATTCTGCGAACCTTGTTAATAAGCCGTCTGGGTCATGCGTCCGTATCCAACTGAAACGATAGCGCTAAATTGATGGCTTCATTTTTACGACTACGTATCTATATCATAcgatctatattttattatttaatatattatagatTTTGTAATACGGGcactagttttatataaccactttctaattaatttgtaatattgttgTATTAACACAAACTATAATTTGAAAGTCATATGACTctgtgataattttaattctcaattggatttaaattttaaaaaaactaatttaaaacacgGAAAAAAatgagttaaaatattaataaaatacaatataaacagAACGCATAAAGTTGCCtttagaaaattgttttaacccAGAACAAAGTTAAAACTTTTAGTTACGGTATACATTTTCGTTAggcgcatttataacatagaATTAATCCGTAACcgtaaaaaaacacaacagCTGTGATACGATGTGTATCGCCGCCATTTTGGCGCAATTTCATTCGTGTCCGCCTCGGCTATCTTCGCATGTAATCGGAATCAGTCGATTGTATAGAGTAGACAAACAGCTGACGCgtgtaaaaaaagtattatgaCTCGTTTTAATGTTAGatgataaaaactttattcaactactagctgtcgcctgcgattccgttcgcgcggaattaaaattgaacctttattagtagcttatatgttcttccagactatgctctacatctatgccaaatttcatcaagatccgttaagccgttccggagataccttcaaacaaacatccatccaaatattcacatttataatattagtaagaagtaagattgataagtttatttgtatatGGTTAAATGGATTTACCATCATAACGGCTCAAAAAATGTAGGCCAAATTGACTTCATAACAAAAGACATGCTATACTTGCTaagttgataataattttctaaatagaGTTTGTGAGAAACATTTAACGAAATATTGAATGTTAGGGTTTACTACGGTAACtacattaatgtaatttttttgtaaatactaaCAGTTTGATGAAGCTACTGTTAAAAACATACAGACGACTTGAGaatctccttctttttgatgtcggttaaaaaaagaaacgagAGCCGACAGATAGAATCTTAAATGTATTTCGTTGATGTTCAAAATATATTCCAGATAACTGATTATTATCGACtgaaaaaagattattttagtgttgtttaataaatatagaaaaatgaaTTAACAACAATTTCTTTACTTGGTAGTTAgcggttattttttattcttccaGCTCCATACATTTGGGTAATAAATCACCAAAAATTTTGTCGCCTCTTCCGCTTTCCCTGTTTTGTTCTTTGTTCTAGGAAACTTTCGCAATGGATTTTCCCGGTTTGACTCATTCGTATAATGAGTTGATAACTTACGAATTGTGAGTAACAAGTTAAACgaatttaatatctaatacCCATTGATAAAGTcgaaaatattatgttgtgTAAATGTAGTTAGAAAGAAAAATGGTACATCACGATTAATGTATGATTGTATATTTGTAGGATGAGCTTTTATGAGTTGAGAAGATTAACAAGAAAACTACGTTGCCAAGATTTTTTCATTCGATCATTATAGTATCATTAGAATGAGTATaagaactaaaataaataaataaataaaattaatgataacagAGTAGCTATAAGCTGAATTTTCGTATAATCTTTCTTGACCTCTGAACACAGAACTAATTAGATTGTTACATAAACATCCCTTAcggtttgtttttaaatccatGAATACTACACTATGAcgtaatcattatttttttaaatctttcttgAAAATATAAAGGCTGATTATTTTAGACTTAAGTATGTTACGTAATCAAGTCAAAACGTAATAATTTGCCACCCTTAACAAGCTTGTTTTGACGCCCTTGTACTGAGTCCCCTCGCAATTATAGATGACTTTGGAATTTTTAATTcgacattgaaaatatttttattacgtttctAATACGTTAGTTTATTCAAAGACAATCTCGAATTTTCCGTGCTCTGTCATCTTTAGAGTAAAGATAGTTCGTAGATGATCTAAATCTATGTAGTGCTTTTTGGTAACAAATGCctagaatatatttaacaaaggCTCAAGTACTCATTCTTATATTATCCTGTCAAACTAACATATACAGTTTAATTCAAAAGATAAcggttttgtttttagttaaattgcAATATTGCGATTAGCTTTTGCGTGCGACTAACAAGCTTCATGATAAGatctttattatgttatatacactgtattttataatgtataacAATCGGTACAAAGCTTCGTAATGGTACAGTGGACAAGCACCCTTATTTGTGcactaaaatttatatccaGCCGAGTACTGTtgtattatacttatttttgctcagttattataaatagatacacatttatttaataatagtgtTTGCATagactatttaaaaagtacCATTTACATACGTATTGttgttgatatatttaaattgttatttattaatttacacgaatgtttaatgtattatttttctaacttCATCTTAAGTTCAGTTTAATAATGTGTATTTAGAggtcataatatttaatacgacTATGAGAGTgatgacaaatttaaaacaacaacaagATAGCTTAcacaataattatactttagAATATATGATAATGTGCTACAAAAGCTACTTAAACGCAGCTGCTAAAATAATCctactatataaataactttataagtatTCATCGAATGAAATAACACATGATAATGTACTGTTAAATACTTAGTcctataattattgtaaccaGTATAGTGGATAGTTCTAACatctaaaattacaaacaaaccGTTCCGTAAACATAATTGGTTGCCACAGAAGCAGCTGCACGACAAAGGTGTTTGCTGTTAGACCGGGAAACAGCAGGATATACTGACATTTATTACGTAAAGAATGCTCGATCTTTCAGACTAGttacatcatttttttaatcaattcgAATTGCAAATATGATGCGAATTATCAGGACATATCTTTAGTAACTGCAACTGCTGACTAATAAATCAGTTATCCATATGTGAAAGAGAAGTAgtacttataatatatttggttttttaaaGAGTTATGTTGAATATCTTCTTAGCTATAAAACTCAAACTAGGCAGCGCTTCAAAACTGCCGCCTAATTGCACCAGCCGTTAAATTTGAATGAAActcataaaattttctaagCAGGACACGCGTAAATCGCCCgactttaatttgtattttaaatgggAGAGGAAGTTAATTTATTGGCGGAGCAAGCGAATCGGctaactattaaatttattgccaCGAAGACAGAGTTCGGCCATTTTGCAACTCGAGGGCTCGGAAATAAAAACCACTCCACGAATAATAAAAGGTGGAATCACTGAGAAAGTTTCTTACTTGTCTTTCTCGGGATCTCACGAATATTCCACTTCCACTGTCGACGGATAAAATTTAGgaaattttcatatattttcttGAATATTCTGTCATGATTGTCGTATCCCTAGCGACTTTAGCGTGAAAAATACATCAAACGGTAACAAAGAGAgatatcattatttaataatcaattatttaaatcgaaaattaaCTTGAGCGGAGTCGAGACTTTAGGTCAAGACATAGAGGAAATCTAAATATTTCTgcgttaaataattaaaagataattctTTAAAAGGAGTTTACAGAGTGTTTTCCTTATGTCTTGACTTTATGAAACAAGCAAATAGAAGAGAAGCTCACCTGTTTTTCACTGGAAATATCGTCAAGCTCCATGGGCCCAGTGTTCATGGGCGGCGCTCCATGCATAGGTGACTTGAAGCCAGCCGTGGAGGACACGGCTGCCACTTGTCCACTGCTCTCCGAACCCACCTCCATGTTGGACCCATCCGACTCTGAACTGTTGGCGCGCATTTTCCGTCTCTCTTTCTTTCGGAAATCTGACCTCGTCGGAGACGACGCGCTTCCAAAACCGTTTGACTTCTTATCGTACCCATTGTCCAGTAACATTGGGTTCTGGAAATTGCTGTGATGTAGTCCATTTGGCGTGTATTTGTCTTGTAGCGACTTCATATCAAACGGTTCGTTTTTCAGAACATGGACCACTGTTGGGCTTTGGATATTCTGTATGAGGCTACCGTTTTGATGGAGGAGTGTTCCATTTTGGTGAAGAATTCCATTTTGAGTAGGAAAAGCGTTTATCGTAGCGATATTAGGTTGATACAGCTGTATATGTCTGTCGTCAATGTAAGTCTGCCCCGCCGGCGCCAGCTCTCTCGCCTGCAGTGGTGCCGGTACTATCGGATAGCTTCTAGCGTTCACGGCTGTCAGCGTATGGAATGTGGTTGCGTTCACCGGCGATAACGTAGTCAGAGTCGTGGAAAGAGGCGTGACCTGCGCCAACGTGGTGAGATGCGCCGGAGACGACGGCGTCGTGAGCTGCGTGAGCTGGGTTAACTGACTAGGACTCGCGCTGGGCGTGGGGCTCGCCGTTACCGGTACCGGAGTGACGCTCGGCAGTCCCGTCTCCGGTATCACGGTCGTCTCTGGAAATGTCTGGAACTGACTCTGGAAGGACGGCAGCTTGTTGGGTATGGGCTGCAACGTCACCGATTGGTAGTCGAGGGGCGACGAGAATCCCGCGCGTAGTATCGCGTCTTTCGAGTTGACGGTAATGGGCATCGACTCCCACGGCCGATACTGCGGCTGACTGGCGATGACGGAGACGGTATCGCCAGTGCGCTCGTAGTACTCCCAGGCGGGGTCCAGCAGCCGGCCGTCTGCGGTTAATATCCTCTGCTCGTTGTCCGCCATGTCGCCGAACGTCGAGAAAGGCGGCAAATGCGCGCTATCCGCGCCCGCCTCGCTCCGGAGCGCTTCGCTCATGACGTGTTCGCTCGGCGAGACCTCATCGCGTCACTTTTTCGCGTGCCAAAACAGTaacacatacaaaaataagctCTACACTAAGTCTATGTTGTACTGAACGATCGGAACTATGATGGAACTTGATAATTTGTACTTTCTGGCTTCAGTTCACTCTAACTCTAAATAGCACTTAAGTTACGACTATACGGCACACCGGTTTACACTACCCTAATCACAATATCTTCGTTTGCTCACtatgaaataaatagtataaaaagtCCTTTACATACAGCTTAAATAATATGAGTCTTAAAGTTACGGGCTTATAAAATCTTTGGCTGacttctttttagaaaatgCTCGAGGAATCGGTTCGTTTGCTCGTTAACTATCGATAAAATACTTTGTGCACTCGTTTAACGATTTCTCTATTATTTTGGAACGTTTAAATACTGGTCGTTGATATctcttctatatatttttttcgttagAAGGcttctttttattgtaaataccGAATAATTCagacttaaattaatttgtactgTTTTGGAGTTAGCGTATACTTTGAGTTTCTTctttacttttaacttttaaaaggttttaaaaaatagtgcttatataatttttgaaacgAAAGATATGACTGGAGGCTTTGGTTTGAGGAATTCGTGTGTTTTGGTTGAGTTGTCTGCTTGTGCGGTGCGTCGTGGTGCGTTGCGGTCCGTTGTGTAGAGCGGCGCGTGGGCGACGGACCCGGTCCTGCTATCCGTGCGCCCGCCACGAATCTGCCAACAACACAATATCATATTAgttacacattaaaaaaaactcacccCATTCTCACGcattctaataataaatttataatttcgaatattaaagttacaaaatatatatattatctaataatcgtatatttttgtataaacctttacaaaaacataggTAAGATTACGATATATTGCCAAGCGGTATCAATAACAACACAAGGTTCATGACctaattattgtaatgtaGGAAGAACTGGTTAAAAATAAGGCCGCAAAGGGAACGTGTGGGGATATTTGTAAAGTTACACTTTGGTTACGGGGTCCGAGTTATTTAGTGCTAGAGGGGCGCACGCGCGCTCCCTTGTTTTCGATCTCTCGCTAATCGATAATGGGATTTGCGTCACTTGCCAACTctcttctatttatttttattcgtataaaatagacagttaaatattttgtgctCATCAAATATTTGACATCAGCTCAGAATTTTTACAACGTTAACAatagcaattttttaaaatatatatgaagttaaaataaaaataaatatcaaagaacATCTCGTGTGCACTACCTAgctacttaattattttacgtacctctttcaaatatttttttcattttaatattttaatcttttcatGATTTTTATCCTTTGAATATTACGAAAGAAGAAGGTCTGTAAACTTATTACTATGTAaggttgtaaataatatttgttttgggCGGTAATGCGGCGACGGCGATGGCCTCGGAAACAGTTCGGCGTCACGTGGCGCTGTATATAAGCTTGTAAACAAACTATTTATAGAAAGGGTACGTTCATAGTAACGCTACGCTCTATTTCGGAGTCTCTATTTTAAGGGAAACTATTTTCGTGATGTTTCAATTCAAAACTATTTCGCGCGTCTTTTTAATGTACGCGACTATTTTTAATCGACTTGTAAAGGAAAATTTTTTGTGACCATTCAGCcaattaaactttttcaaacaaaatgtgaTAGATATCAACATGTTTTCAATTACTGTTTCAGCAATGAGTACTTAAgggttaacattttttttgataacGAATGCTTTTATcacattacatatttataacaagatCCAAAACGCAATTAAtactttatgaataatttcCATGACAAGGTGATTTTATGGGACTGTTTGCTAAATTATTCTGATATAGTATACTCGTATATCcacataacataaatatgtacaattaAGCATGAACTATTACGTCATAGTGATCGCTTCACAAAAGTGCGATCAAAACGCTCCGACTAGTAATCACCGGGCGAAACTCTTTGTAAATGCGCACAAAGAGCGTTccccgaaaaaaaaaagattaaaaagccCACTGCTACTCTGGTGGCCAGATCTTGCTAACAAATTTAAGGACACAGATAGTTTTTATGATAATATCTTTAACTTTTAACCGAaggaattatttttgttataatttgttaatgaCTTGAAATTCTCAAcctattttaagatttttaaaagctcaattagtatattttattttat of Papilio machaon chromosome 6, ilPapMach1.1, whole genome shotgun sequence contains these proteins:
- the LOC106710980 gene encoding DNA N6-methyl adenine demethylase translates to MSEALRSEAGADSAHLPPFSTFGDMADNEQRILTADGRLLDPAWEYYERTGDTVSVIASQPQYRPWESMPITVNSKDAILRAGFSSPLDYQSVTLQPIPNKLPSFQSQFQTFPETTVIPETGLPSVTPVPVTASPTPSASPSQLTQLTQLTTPSSPAHLTTLAQVTPLSTTLTTLSPVNATTFHTLTAVNARSYPIVPAPLQARELAPAGQTYIDDRHIQLYQPNIATINAFPTQNGILHQNGTLLHQNGSLIQNIQSPTVVHVLKNEPFDMKSLQDKYTPNGLHHSNFQNPMLLDNGYDKKSNGFGSASSPTRSDFRKKERRKMRANSSESDGSNMEVGSESSGQVAAVSSTAGFKSPMHGAPPMNTGPMELDDISSEKQTKKKRKRCGECIGCQRKDNCGDCAPCRNDKSHQICKQRRCEKLTEKKTIAV